A stretch of the Candidatus Thermoplasmatota archaeon genome encodes the following:
- a CDS encoding phosphoadenosine phosphosulfate reductase family protein, translating to MIYLGKLALHWCHKCNLPVLGKACGICGNETFKVRLTPPGDVRPAFPFDLKLCQDVIKGQFGDAILPEMTLLNDVPSTDKMEEVIFNGKVAGALQYSVKEKKFHFLPRIWFASLISPTKGFVIADDGAVSPILNGSNLLAPGVVEASREIRTGDEVVIYSPEKELIAVGKACMDSEEMTANGHGMAVKIRWKGTADKEKIRDRTWDDALMANSKVISNKINEAVNFIHKVIKANELPIAVSFSGGKDSLATLFLLLDAGYNPPIFFINTGLEFEETIEHVHRVAKQLDLELLEENAGDIFWKAIDFFGPSARDFRWCCKTCKLGPTTRLIKKNFPDGVLSFIGQRRYESEQRSKKGSMWKNPWVSGQLGASPIQNWTALHVWLYLFEKYKEYGIKWNVLYEQGFSRIGCWLCPASDMAEFEFKRHKDWNKLIDKLEKYARDHGLSEEWIKNGLWRWLVPPKWANIEAEKEVKRDFSGDIDNERVKNFMNCIGKVKEIDGGYVVNDVEILLSEDDFKVNAPTQKKKKIVESVIDRALNCTGCGVCTGQCRQNAISIKNGKAWIDGERCIHCGECVNICPIAVFGRRGFVT from the coding sequence GTGATTTATCTTGGAAAGCTCGCACTTCACTGGTGCCATAAATGCAATTTGCCCGTCCTAGGAAAAGCATGCGGTATATGCGGCAACGAAACTTTTAAAGTAAGGCTCACACCCCCCGGAGATGTCAGACCTGCTTTTCCATTCGATCTTAAATTATGTCAAGATGTGATAAAAGGGCAATTTGGTGATGCCATCCTTCCGGAAATGACTTTGCTTAATGACGTGCCCTCTACAGACAAAATGGAGGAAGTCATTTTCAATGGTAAAGTTGCGGGGGCACTTCAGTATTCTGTGAAAGAGAAAAAATTCCATTTTCTTCCCAGGATATGGTTTGCTTCCCTTATAAGCCCAACAAAGGGATTTGTTATTGCTGATGATGGGGCGGTATCCCCAATATTGAACGGATCTAACCTCCTGGCTCCGGGCGTTGTGGAAGCGAGCAGGGAAATACGCACTGGCGATGAAGTTGTTATTTACTCTCCTGAAAAGGAATTAATAGCGGTCGGTAAGGCATGTATGGACAGTGAGGAAATGACTGCTAACGGGCATGGAATGGCCGTGAAGATAAGATGGAAAGGAACTGCAGATAAGGAAAAAATAAGAGACAGAACATGGGATGATGCATTAATGGCAAATAGTAAAGTAATCTCAAACAAAATAAACGAAGCAGTAAATTTTATTCATAAGGTTATTAAAGCAAATGAACTGCCGATAGCCGTTTCTTTCAGTGGGGGAAAGGACAGCCTTGCAACTTTATTTCTTCTCCTTGACGCCGGATATAACCCTCCAATATTCTTTATAAACACGGGGCTGGAATTTGAGGAGACAATCGAGCATGTCCACAGGGTAGCAAAGCAGCTAGATCTGGAACTGCTGGAGGAAAACGCAGGAGATATTTTCTGGAAGGCCATTGATTTTTTTGGGCCTTCTGCCAGGGATTTCAGGTGGTGCTGCAAGACGTGCAAACTGGGCCCAACGACAAGGCTGATAAAAAAAAATTTTCCTGATGGCGTGCTTTCATTCATAGGCCAGAGAAGATATGAATCTGAGCAGAGGTCAAAAAAAGGAAGCATGTGGAAAAATCCCTGGGTATCCGGACAGCTCGGTGCGTCCCCCATCCAGAACTGGACGGCCCTCCATGTATGGCTTTATCTTTTTGAGAAATACAAGGAGTACGGGATAAAATGGAATGTCCTGTATGAACAGGGTTTTTCCCGCATAGGGTGCTGGCTTTGCCCTGCAAGCGATATGGCTGAATTTGAATTTAAGCGGCATAAGGACTGGAACAAACTGATTGATAAACTTGAAAAATATGCCAGAGATCATGGGTTGAGTGAAGAATGGATAAAAAACGGTCTGTGGAGATGGCTCGTCCCACCCAAATGGGCCAATATTGAGGCTGAGAAAGAAGTGAAAAGAGATTTTTCTGGTGATATTGATAATGAAAGGGTAAAAAATTTTATGAATTGCATAGGAAAAGTAAAGGAAATTGATGGCGGCTATGTTGTCAATGATGTCGAGATTTTGCTTTCAGAAGACGACTTTAAGGTAAATGCCCCGACTCAAAAAAAGAAAAAAATTGTTGAAAGTGTCATTGACCGGGCACTGAATTGCACGGGATGCGGGGTTTGCACAGGGCAGTGCAGGCAAAATGCAATATCCATCAAAAACGGAAAAGCATGGATTGATGGAGAAAGATGCATTCACTGCGGCGAATGTGTCAATATATGCCCCATAGCAGTTTTTGGCAGAAGAGGCTTTGTTACCTGA